In Pseudomonas rhizosphaerae, one DNA window encodes the following:
- a CDS encoding molybdopterin-synthase adenylyltransferase MoeB produces the protein MLTDQELLRYSRQVLLSQVDIEGQLRLKNSRALIVGLGGLGSPVAMYLAAAGVGELHLADFDTVDVTNLQRQVLHDSASIGETKVDSAIARLSAINPEIDLVAHRSALDEDSLSAAVAAVDLVLDCSDNFATRQAVNAACFAAGKPLVSGAAIRLEGQLSVFDPRRPESPCYHCLYGEGSDAELTCSEAGVVGPLVGLVGSLQALEALKLLAQFGDALVGRLLLIDALGTHFREMRVKRDPKCPVCSARHV, from the coding sequence GTGCTGACCGACCAGGAGCTTCTGCGCTACAGCCGCCAGGTGCTGCTGTCGCAGGTCGACATCGAAGGCCAGCTACGGCTCAAGAACAGTCGGGCACTGATCGTCGGCCTGGGTGGGTTGGGTTCGCCAGTGGCGATGTACCTGGCCGCTGCGGGTGTCGGCGAGCTGCACCTGGCGGACTTCGATACGGTCGATGTGACCAACCTGCAACGCCAGGTCCTGCACGACAGCGCCTCGATCGGGGAGACCAAAGTCGACTCGGCCATTGCCCGCTTGAGTGCGATCAATCCCGAGATCGATCTGGTCGCCCATCGCAGTGCGCTGGATGAGGACTCGTTGAGTGCGGCAGTTGCCGCCGTCGACCTGGTGCTCGACTGCTCCGACAACTTCGCTACGCGCCAGGCGGTGAATGCCGCCTGCTTTGCCGCTGGAAAGCCGCTGGTCAGTGGCGCTGCGATTCGTCTGGAAGGGCAGCTCTCGGTGTTCGACCCGCGGCGTCCGGAAAGCCCCTGCTACCACTGTCTGTACGGAGAGGGCAGCGATGCCGAGTTGACCTGCAGCGAGGCCGGTGTGGTCGGCCCGTTGGTGGGGTTGGTCGGCAGCCTGCAGGCACTCGAAGCATTGAAACTGCTGGCGCAGTTTGGCGACGCGCTGGTGGGGCGACTGTTGTTGATCGATGCATTGGGCACGCATTTCCGTGAAATGCGGGTCAAGCGCGATCCCAAGTGTCCGGTCTGCAGCGCGCGACATGTCTGA
- the murI gene encoding glutamate racemase, which produces MSEAPVGVFDSGVGGLSVLGEIERLLPRESLLYVADTGHMPYGEKSPEFIRERCAKVAQFFRGQGAKTLVLACNTATVAAVADLRERYPDWPIVGMEPAVKPAAAATRSGIVGVLATTGTLRSAKFVALLDRFANEVQVITQPCPGLVELIETGDLRSPALRLLLQGYVQPLLDAGCDTLILGCTHYPFLKPLLTEMVPADVVLVDTGAAVARQLQRLLSAGNLLNEGAAKPARFWTSGSVDTFRNVLPKLRNFSDNVHLFTL; this is translated from the coding sequence ATGTCTGAAGCGCCGGTAGGCGTGTTCGATTCCGGCGTCGGCGGCTTGTCGGTACTGGGTGAGATCGAACGCCTGCTGCCCCGCGAATCCCTGCTGTACGTGGCCGACACCGGCCACATGCCCTATGGTGAAAAGTCTCCGGAATTCATTCGCGAGCGTTGCGCCAAGGTGGCGCAGTTCTTCCGTGGGCAGGGCGCCAAGACCTTGGTACTGGCCTGTAACACGGCCACGGTCGCGGCCGTCGCGGATCTGCGCGAACGGTACCCTGACTGGCCGATCGTCGGCATGGAGCCTGCGGTGAAGCCCGCTGCGGCGGCCACACGCAGCGGCATCGTCGGTGTGCTGGCAACCACTGGCACCTTGCGCAGCGCCAAATTCGTGGCATTGCTCGATCGCTTCGCCAACGAGGTGCAGGTCATCACGCAGCCTTGCCCCGGCCTGGTCGAGCTGATCGAAACCGGCGACCTGCGCAGTCCGGCGCTGCGTCTGCTGCTGCAAGGCTATGTGCAGCCGTTGCTCGACGCTGGCTGCGATACCTTGATTCTAGGCTGCACGCATTACCCTTTCTTGAAGCCGCTGCTGACCGAAATGGTCCCGGCCGACGTGGTGCTGGTGGATACCGGCGCCGCCGTGGCGCGTCAGCTGCAGCGATTGTTGAGCGCCGGTAATCTGCTGAACGAGGGCGCTGCGAAACCTGCACGGTTCTGGACCAGCGGATCCGTAGATACTTTCCGAAATGTCCTACCGAAGCTGAGGAATTTCTCAGACAACGTGCACCTATTCACGTTGTAA
- a CDS encoding acyloxyacyl hydrolase produces the protein MMRLFSLAAIAALMLGQSVTANAADLSFSAGETGESSQVYRIGLQSNWDKSWFQTDVGRLTGYWDAGYTYWDGKDFKDNHSLSFAPVFVYEFGGGSIKPYIEAGIGVAAFAHTQIEGNKLGSSFNFEDRIGAGVRFGGGHELGVRAIHYSNAGIKEPNDGIEAYTLNYRMPL, from the coding sequence ATGATGAGACTGTTCAGTTTGGCTGCGATTGCAGCCTTGATGTTGGGGCAATCGGTGACCGCGAACGCGGCTGACCTGTCGTTTTCCGCGGGTGAAACGGGCGAGTCGTCCCAGGTCTATCGCATCGGCCTGCAATCCAATTGGGACAAGAGCTGGTTCCAGACCGACGTCGGTCGCCTGACCGGTTACTGGGACGCCGGCTATACCTACTGGGATGGCAAGGACTTCAAGGACAACCACAGCCTGTCGTTCGCTCCGGTATTTGTCTACGAATTCGGCGGCGGCTCGATCAAGCCCTACATCGAGGCCGGCATCGGCGTTGCGGCTTTCGCTCACACCCAGATCGAAGGCAACAAGCTGGGCTCCTCGTTCAACTTCGAAGACCGCATCGGCGCAGGCGTGCGCTTCGGTGGCGGCCATGAGCTGGGCGTGAGAGCGATTCACTACTCCAACGCCGGCATCAAAGAGCCGAACGATGGTATCGAAGCCTACACCCTGAACTACCGCATGCCGTTGTAA